The following coding sequences are from one Carassius auratus strain Wakin chromosome 47, ASM336829v1, whole genome shotgun sequence window:
- the LOC113064967 gene encoding beta-1,3-galactosyltransferase 2-like, translated as MQWRRRHCCPIKMTWNVKRSLFRTHVAGLLSLASLFALFLIYCHQDLLQGRSWLRDNPLVYTMRGLRPHKERAKGNQSSLRSLWKDNGYVLPKPSVYFNFSSHQAEITARGIVGLEISPSGNNSSTNGNTKSLHREMGVGGRLAAQPYHWLLNEPYKCNESSPFLVLLIAAAPRQLEARNAIRQTWGNESMAMGYGFVRLFLLGRIPNAYPQSSIEEESLQYHDIIQQDFLDTYYNLTIKTLMGMSWVARYCPHTRYVMKTDSDMFVNTEYLIQKLLKPNMAPRQNYFTGYLMRGYAPNRNKDSKWYMPPELYSSERYPIFCSGTGYVFSGDMAEKIYNASLSIRRLHLEDVYVGICLAKLRIDPVPPPNEFLFNHWRVSYSSCKYSHLITSHQFQPNELIKYWSHLQSNKHNPCLNMAKDKSGRPRHRKLQWEGLR; from the coding sequence ATGCAGTGGCGTCGGCGACACTGCTGCCCCATCAAGATGACCTGGAATGTCAAGCGGTCGCTCTTCCGCACACATGTAGCAGGCCTTCTCTCGCTGGCCTCACTCTTCGCCCTCTTTCTCATCTACTGCCACCAGGATTTGCTGCAGGGTCGGAGTTGGTTGCGAGACAACCCCTTGGTTTATACCATGCGGGGTTTGCGCCCCCACAAAGAACGTGCGAAGGGAAACCAAAGCTCACTGCGAAGCCTCTGGAAAGACAATGGTTATGTGCTCCCCAAACCGTCTGTTTACTTCAATTTTAGTTCTCACCAGGCTGAAATCACTGCGCGCGGGATTGTGGGATTGGAGATCTCGCCGAGTGGCAACAATTCGAGCACTAACGGTAACACCAAGAGCTTGCACAGGGAAATGGGAGTGGGAGGGCGTCTGGCAGCCCAGCCTTATCACTGGCTGCTTAATGAGCCCTACAAGTGCAACGAAAGCAGTCCCTTCCTGGTTTTGCTAATTGCTGCAGCGCCAAGGCAGTTGGAGGCAAGGAACGCCATCAGACAGACCTGGGGCAATGAGAGCATGGCCATGGGTTATGGGTTCGTGCGGCTCTTTCTGTTGGGAAGGATACCTAATGCGTATCCTCAGAGCTCCATTGAGGAGGAGAGCTTGCAGTACCATGACATCATCCAGCAGGACTTCTTGGACACCTATTACAACCTTACCATCAAGACGCTAATGGGCATGAGCTGGGTTGCTCGCTATTGCCCGCACACCCGCTATGTCATGAAGACGGACAGTGACATGTTTGTCAACACAGAATATCTCATCCAAAAGCTGCTGAAGCCAAACATGGCACCTCGACAGAATTACTTCACGGGCTACCTAATGAGAGGCTACGCTCCGAACCGCAACAAGGACAGTAAGTGGTACATGCCACCAGAGCTGTATTCCAGCGAGAGATACCCTATCTTTTGTTCTGGGACGGGCTATGTGTTCTCGGGGGACATGGCGGAGAAAATCTACAACGCCTCGTTGAGCATTCGCCGCCTTCACCTCGAGGATGTGTATGTGGGAATCTGCCTGGCCAAACTGCGGATCGACCCAGTGCCACCACCAAATGAGTTTCTCTTCAACCACTGGAGAGTGTCGTATTCCAGCTGCAAATACAGTCACTTGATCACCTCTCACCAGTTCCAGCCCAACGAACTCATTAAATACTGGAGTCACTTGCAAAGCAACAAGCACAATCCTTGCCTTAACATGGCGAAGGATAAGAGCGGGCGGCCGCGCCATAGGAAATTGCAGTGGGAAGGTCTTCGGTGA